The following proteins come from a genomic window of Aspergillus oryzae RIB40 DNA, chromosome 4:
- a CDS encoding DUF3292 domain-containing protein (predicted protein), with protein sequence MSGQSFTDPLPAPTAGWDNGPSKLELKEREKQGQLEAFGPTDSHALSQIDHDEKGLAQKAGDTDEVTDVGWGHSPQGRIVAGLSNEDLWMLIRRFNKQIYYVKAVPDAPLQRLDLNRAEDEHFSPDKLRATLERFYTTIVVSLTAFYKHIVRLRSWREPRRTGLFCGVYFLAWLLDFLVPTIFCFLITLVVYPPCRIWLFPPAPIALVDSNTGGVQKPKAGVLGSHDSVTGAPEKMKGEAAEQEASNLIASAATVAVGSVAGKHDQGTPEGAPMEDSVPDAMHTVAEAADAQTAAHGGVPDSTHDKTREPMKETVLNGANIGMRIMSDITDIYEKLGNALSPTPPFSSTTPYVRLASILSLGLLGSLITSSYVFVKMGTFVVGFGFFGDPVLARLTAYLNRKYPGWIKLLELQNSLLKGIPTNAQLTLTLLRIGEKNAAPLPPPPADSLNKAPSHPASLNPSQVNLDASEEEITQAAAPDPIAQAQEEEEKSRAKKPKKTIGSRIVGFFRGTTATGIESKLAVDRVRAAAGSDHAKSRLGILSRKGKRALPSGPVRFDARYKGNRGAVVIDSALDPPVLYFTTDPDALLDDQRLESREKGTVSFTLPVTDIRELRKIGGLGWKGKLAAGWAVESKEVVDGLEIVGKDEKKQHYQLTAMKTRNQLFNRLVAIDGQVWESY encoded by the exons ATGTCAGGACAAAGTTTTACTGACCCCCTGCCAGCCCCTACAGCCGGCTGGGATAATGGCCCTTCAAAACTCGAAttgaaagagagggaaaaacaaGGCCAGCTTGAAGCATTTGGACCTACAGATAGCCATGCTCTTTCTCAAATAGACCATGACGAAAAGGGCTTGGCTCAGAAAGCCGGCGACACCGACGAGGTGACAGATGTGGGATGGGGACACTCCCCTCAAGGCCGGATCGTGGCAGGCTTATCGAACGAGGACCTTTGGATGCTCATCAGACGGTTCAACAAG CAAATATACTACGTGAAGGCCGTGCCAGATGCTCCGTTACAAAGATTGGATCTCAACCGTGCCGAAGATGAGCACTTCTCCCCAGATAAGCTGCGGGCGACCCTTGAGCGTTTTTATACGACGATTGTTGTATCATTGACTGCATTCTATAAGCATATTGTCCGACTACGTTCGTGGAGGGAGCCTCGGCGGACAGGCTTGTTTTGTGGA GTATATTTCCTTGCATGGCTCCTGGATTTCCTAGTACCCACGATATTTTGCTTTCTAATTACACTGGTCGTTTACCCCCCATGCAGGATATGGCTGTTCCCACCTGCGCCTATCGCTCTCGTTGACAGTAATACCGGAGGTGTACAGAAGCCCAAAGCTGGTGTGCTAGGCTCTCACGATAGTGTCACCGGCGCACctgagaaaatgaaagggGAGGCTGCTGAACAAGAGGCCAGTAACTTAATCGCAAGCGCAGCCACGGTAGCGGTGGGAAGTGTTGCTGGTAAACATGACCAAGGGACACCCGAGGGTGCTCCCATGGAGGACTCAGTTCCTGATGCCATGCATACTGTCGCGGAAGCAGCAGATGCGCAAACAGCAGCCCACGGGGGAGTACCAGATAGTACTCACGATAAGACAAGGGAGCCCATGAAGGAGACCGTACTCAACGGCGCAAACATAGGCATGCGTATAATGAGTGATATCACTGATATTTacgagaagcttgggaa TGCTCTATCACCAACCCCACCATTTTCGTCTACAACCCCATATGTCCGGTTGGCGAGTATTTTATCCCTTGGGCTACTCGGGTCATTGATTACCTCAAGCTACGTGTTTGTCAAGATGGGCACTTTCGTGGTAGGATTTGGTTTCTTCGGAGATCCCGTTCTTGCTCGTCTTACTGCGTACTTGAATCGCAAATATCCTGGCTGGATCAAGCTTCTTGAATTGCAGAA CTCCTTACTAAAAGGAATACCTACAAACGCCCAACTAACTTTAACTCTCCTCCGTATCGGCGAAAAAAATGCTGCCCCCttgccaccaccacctgcagACTCACTAAATAAAGCGCCTTCTCACCCTGCATCACTCAACCCTAGCCAAGTCAACCTGGATGCgtcagaagaagaaataacACAAGCCGCTGCACCAGACCCCATAGCGCAAGCacaagaggaagaggaaaagtcCCGAgcaaagaaacccaagaaaacaatagGTTCTCGCATCGTCGGCTTCTTCCGAGGAACAACCGCAACGGGCATTGAAAGCAAACTTGCAGTGGACCGGGTCCGGGCAGCTGCAGGATCCGACCACGCTAAGTCCCGACTTGGAATTCTAAGccggaaaggaaaaagggcGTTACCTTCAGGACCGGTCCGGTTTGACGCGCGGTACAAGGGCAATCGAGGAGCTGTGGTGATTGACTCGGCGCTTGACCCTCCGGTGTTGTATTTCACGACGGATCCGGATGCCCTGTTGGATGACCAGAGGCTTGAGAGTAGGGAAAAGGGCACTGTATCCTTCACTTTGCCTGTAACTGATATTAGGGAATTGCGGAAGATTGGAGGACTAGGATGGAAGGGGAAGTTAGCTGCTGGATGGGCGGTGGAGAGTAAAGAAGTGGTTGATGGATTGGAGATTGTTGGaaaagatgaaaagaaacaacattATCAGCTTACTGCTATGAAGACGAGGAACCAGTTGTTCAATCGCTTGGTGGCGATTGATGGACAGGTTTGGGAAAGCTATTGA
- a CDS encoding SDR family oxidoreductase (nucleoside-diphosphate-sugar epimerases) — MQILITGAAGFIGQLLAKELLNDPSHQVTLTDINEPPIPTGVKYPHNARSITADLLKGADAVVDKSLDAVYAFHGIMSSGSEANFDLGMSVNVDATRVLLEALRKTCPGVRVIYASSQAVYGQPLPEVVDDNIIPTPQSSYGAEKIICETLINEYTRRGFITGFTLRFPTISVRPGRPTAAASSFLSGMIREPLNGEECVIPLEDRSFKSWLCSPRTLVYNLVLMLSLPADSVPPHIRQINVPGICVTIQEMMDALAKVGGQDKLALLKEKEDPSLKPILESWPTRFDNKQAISLGFKRDSSFEEAVRDYQLEINQ; from the coding sequence ATGCAAATCCTTATCACCGGCGCCGCAGGCTTCATCGGCCAATTGCTCGCGAAAGAGCTCCTAAACGACCCTTCTCATCAAGTTACATTAACTGATATCAACGAACCACCTATCCCGACAGGCGTCAAATACCCCCATAATGCACGTAGTATCACCGCGGACCTCCTCAAAGGCGCTGATGCCGTTGTGGACAAATCCCTAGACGCTGTCTATGCCTTCCACGGTATTATGTCGTCCGGCTCAGAAGCCAACTTTGATCTCGGCATGAGCGTCAATGTCGACGCCACTCGTGTCCTACTGGAAGCTCTTCGCAAAACCTGTCCCGGTGTCCGGGTGATATACGCCTCCAGCCAGGCTGTCTACGGCCAGCCTCTTCCCGAAGTGGTGGACGACAACATCATTCCCACACCCCAATCATCCTATGGTGCAGAGAAGATTATCTGTGAGACGCTCATCAACGAATATACACGACGTGGTTTTATCACTGGGTTTACTCTTCGCTTCCCAACGATATCCGTTCGACCTGGTCGTCCCACGGCTGCGGCCTCTTCGTTCCTCTCGGGAATGATCCGCGAGCCTTTGAACGGAGAGGAGTGCGTCATTCCGCTTGAAGACCGATCGTTCAAATCTTGGCTTTGTTCCCCGCGCACTCTCGTCTATAACTTAGTCCTCATGCTCTCACTACCGGCTGACTCGGTTCCTCCTCATATCCGACAGATCAATGTGCCGGGTATCTGCGTTACGATTCAGGAAATGATGGACGCTCTGGCAAAGGTGGGAGGACAGGACAAACTCGCGTtattgaaagagaaggaggatcCCAGTCTCAAGCCAATCCTGGAGTCATGGCCTACGCGATTTGACAACAAGCAAGCCATCTCACTGGGCTTCAAGCGCGACTCGTCGTTCGAAGAAGCTGTTAGGGATTACCAGCTAGAGATAAACCAGTAA
- a CDS encoding putative C6 transcription factor (predicted protein) produces the protein MSLTRAHTLDDVRGLCVGAFWLSELSWKLSGHAVRIATELGLHQSYQKMIRGHSDQYERAQLWYLLYVCDHHFSIAYGRPPVIHEDAAIKNYETFLQSPMVVPGDIRLLAQVALFMILTEAYRMFGSDTEQALTEEDFGQLRVYNVAVDQWRLLWQPRSADSPYVRTYPSKGVVLHYHFAKFQLNSLSLRALSPSNTPVFSMDRKESANIAISSAMACLNMVLEEPDIRDAIVGVPIFTHTMVTFSAVFLLKVAVNWNSAYLSLDGREVRRLVERVIELLNCVSAGERHLTRHIARGLGKMLDRFDSWETAWQGGPPAGGPADRSSSEVPGGANAMAQGFPPPDLIYDMVGTYGFGLDENLLDPSMANFEFLAH, from the exons ATGTCTCTGACGCGGGCTCACACGTTAGATGATGTTCGTGGTCTCTGCGTCGGAGCGTTTTGGCTATCAGAATTGAGCTGGAAGCTCTCTGGACATGCTGTTCGTATTGCAACTGAGCTTGGTTTGCATCAGAGCTATCAAAAAATGATCCGGGGCCATAGTGACCAGTACGAGCGCGCCCAGCTCTGGTATTTACTCTATGTCTGCGATCATCATTTCAGTATAGCATATGGCCGACCTCCGGTCATACATGAAGATGCAGCCATCAAAAACTACGAAACCTTCCTGCAATCTCCCATGGTTGTACCTGGTGATATCCGACTCCTGGCACAGGTGGCtttgttcatgatcttgACAGAGGCTTATCGCATGTTTGGAAGCGACACTGAGCAGGCTCTaacagaggaagacttcGGTCAATTACGAGTCTACAATGTGGCGGTTGATCAATGGCGGCTTCTTTGGCAACCGCGCTCAG CCGATAGCCCTTACGTGCGGACGTACCCTTCGAAGGGGGTTGTACTACACTACCATTTTGCAAAATTTCAGTTAAACTCGCTCTCCCTTCGTGCCCTATCGCCGTCCAACACACCTGTCTTCTCCATGGACCGCAAAGAGTCCGCTAATATCGCTATTTCATCCGCCATGGCCTGCCTAAATATGGTGCTCGAAGAGCCGGACATCCGGGACGCCATCGTGGGTGTTCCCATTTTTACGCATACAATGGTCACGTTTTCAGCAGTTTTCCTTCTGAAGGTCGCGGTTAACTGGAATTCGGCCTACCTGAGCCTCGATGGACGCGAGGTGCGGCGGTTAGTGGAACGCGTCATTGAACTGCTGAACTGCGTTTCTGCAGGGGAAAGGCATCTGACGAGGCATATTGCGCGTGGCTTGGGTAAGATGCTGGATCGCTTTGATTCCTGGGAGACGGCGTGGCAGGGTGGACCGCCCGCAGGAGGACCCGCGGATCGAAGTAGTAGCGAAGTTCCAGGCGGCGCGAATGCCATGGCACAAGGATTTCCACCGCCTGATCTGATCTATGACATGGTGGGCACATACGGATTTGGACTGGATGAAAATCTGCTGGACCCCAGCATGGCCAACTTTGAGTTTTTAGCGCATTGA
- a CDS encoding putative copper resistance-associated P-type ATPase (cation transport ATPase), which translates to MDVRTSALQLYTSKLPIMSPISDHASRNPADQDSRHFKSTFFVSNVHCSSCIAYITEVLSELSGVFGVDVTILTHEVRVSHAAETSPSTLAKALIQAAFEVHHVTTCDDKGMVVSDISTTSWLSKDSVPFATQQASYSSSTTQNRHLANCDACRKEELQGISEVRNLSETTPTRLRDEKNSQLFGVSDEVSDIASLAPRKSAENAKSLQPLGDNGKFNARISIEGMSCASCVNTVTNEVQQLNFVMEITVNLLSNSATVLYTGPQSNIEKVIEHIEDIGFEASLDEVEQIGVTPPQNRTSSSYVAEIAIGGMTCGSCAGSVTRGLEELPFVTKVSVNLLSHSGTVEFDGHDHIDTIVEKIEDLGYDASVTSVLPQAGEGQDDGKIERRTVAIRVEGMFCHHCPEKVLNSLKELSNVEIDGTLSVKNPIVKVTYTPRPPSLTIRAILQRIDDVHDAFNATVYHPPSIEDRSRAIQLHERRRLLSRFLFVLIVAIPTFLIGIVFMSLVSSDNQIRKYLEQPMWAGSVSRMEWSLFIMTTPVMFYGTDLFHVRAAKEIYSLWRPGSRVPILRRFYRFGSMNLLISAGTTVAYVSSLAVLIIDAVVGASSMSNSTTYFDSVVFLTLFILAGRFIEAYSKARTGDAVASLGKLKPSEALLIVDNRAAEQNDVGASSGEDEIHRINIELLDVGDIVSIPHGASPPADGVVVDTNTYQFDESSLTGESRPVKKSAGDPVYTGSVNVGQPVKIKVSAVGGASMLDQIIAVVREGQSRRAPLERVADLLTSHFVPIITLIAVLTFIIWLALGASGALPDDYLDVAHGGWAFWSLEFAIAVFVVACPCGLALAAPTALFVGGGLAARHGILVKGGGEAFQEASRLDAIVFDKTGTLTEGGSLTVSDHELLITDSEELQVVWSLARKLEESSNHPIAHAVSAFCSGKESASILSSDIEERPGQGMKGRFTVSLVDKTDQSKRTTQYEAAIGNQRLLQSLTSPNFDDSQLSKLLSTYQTEGKSTAILSLRKVGSGSSNDPYFTPAIIFAISDSIRPDAAQIISQLQKRKVDVYMCTGDNQTTAHAVADMVGIPRSNVMANIMPAGKAEFVRQVQDGVYPPRTDSEAESQRNEQGTRSIVAFVGDGVNDSPALAAADVSIAMASGSDVAMNSASFILLNSELNTILQLVVLSRRVFNRVRMNFGWAVVYNLCLVPVAAGVFYPIVNGHEMKIIGGETVMVDKHWRLSPVWAALAMALSSISVVCSSLALGIEKKTIKRLLGLDK; encoded by the exons ATGGATGTCCGTACCAG TGCTTTGCAGCTCTATACTTCTAAACTGCCCATAATGTCGCCTATATCAGATCACGCGTCTCGAAATCCTGCGGACCAGGACTCAAGGCACTTCAAGAGCACTTTCTTCGTCAGTAACGTGCATTGTTCTTCCTGCATCGCATATATCACGGAAGTCCTCTCAGAACTATCTGGCGtatttggtgttgatgtcaCTATTCTCACTCACGAGGTGCGAGTCTCTCATGCGGCAGAGACCAGTCCTTCTACCTTAGCCAAGGCTTTGATTCAAGCTGCTTTCGAGGTTCATCATGTAACGACTTGCGATGACAAAGGCATGGTTGTATCTGACATCAGCACAACGTCGTGGCTTTCCAAAGACTCTGTGCCTTTTGCGACGCAACAGGCTTCATATTCTAGCTCGACAACGCAGAACAGACACCTTGCGAACTGTGATGCCTGTCGGAAAGAGGAACTGCAAGGAATATCTGAGGTGCGAAACCTGTCAGAGACGACTCCTACTCGGTTAAGGGATGAGAAGAATAGTCAATTATTCGGTGTCAGTGATGAAGTATCGGACATTGCGAGTCTGGCACCCCGAAAGTCTGCGGAAAATGCCAAATCTCTGCAACCACTTGGCGATAATGGAAAGTTCAATGCCCGTATAAGCATTGAGGGTATGAGCTGCGCATCATGTGTCAATACAGTTACAAACGAAGTTCAGCAGCTTAACTTCGTTATGGAAATCACTGTCAATCTTCTCAGCAATAGTGCAACGGTCCTCTATACCGGTCCCCAGTCGAACATAGAGAAGGTGATTGAGCATATCGAGGACATTGGCTTTGAAGCCTCTCTCGATGAGGTAGAACAAATCGGCGTGACTCCGCCACAGAACCGGACTTCATCCTCGTACGTCGCTGAAATTGCTATTGGCGGCATGACGTGCGGGTCGTGTGCAGGGAGTGTCACGCGAGGGCTTGAAGAACTCCCCTTCGTGACAAAAGTTTCCGTGAATCTTTTGTCCCATAGCGGTACGGTAGAGTTCGATGGACACGATCACATTGATACCATTGTGGAGAAAATCGAAGATTTAGGATACGACGCCTCTGTCACGAGTGTCCTTCCCCAGGCTGGTGAAGGTCAGGATGATGGCAAGATCGAAAGAAGAACCGTGGCAATTCGCGTGGAGGGGATGTTCTGTCACCATTGCCCAGAGAAGGTCCTTAACTCTTTGAAGGAGCTTTCTAATGTTGAAATTGATGGCACACTATCTGTGAAGAACCCTATTGTTAAAGTCACCTATACTCCacgccctccttctctcacCATCAGAGCCATACTTCAGCGCATCGACGATGTTCATGATGCTTTCAATGCCACTGTCTACCACCCTCCGAGCATAGAAGACCGATCACGGGCAATACAGTTACACGAGAGGCGTAGGCTACTGTCTCGTTTCCTCTTCGTTTTGATAGTGGCAATTCCAACTTTCCTGATTGGTATAGTTTTCATGAGTCTCGTGTCGTCGGACAATCAGATTCGAAAGTATTTGGAGCAGCCAATGTGGGCTGGGAGTGTCTCTCGGATGGAATGGTCTCTTTTCATCATGACAACTCCTGTCATGTTCTATGGTACTGACTTGTTCCACGTGCGAGCTGCAAAGGAGATATATTCCCTTTGGCGCCCCGGAAGCCGTGTGCCTATTCTGCGGAGGTTTTACCGATTTGGTAGCATGAACCTATTGATTTCTGCTGGAACTACTGTAGCCTACGTCTCTTCATTGGCTGTCCTCATTATTGATGCTGTCGTGGGAGCTTCATCAATGAGCAATAGCACGACTTACTTCGACTCCGTGGTATTTCTTACGTTGTTTATTCTGGCGGGTCGATTTATTGAAGCATACAGCAAAGCGAGAACTGGAGATGCAGTTGCATCTCTTGGAAAGTTGAAGCCTTCCGAGGCTTTACTCATTGTCGATAACCGTGCTGCCGAGCAAAATGATGTTGGAGCTAGTTCTGGCGAAGATGAGATCCACAGAATCAATATCGAGCTGCTGGACGTCGGTGATATCGTTAGCATACCTCATGGAGCTTCACCCCCTGCCGATGGTGTAGTTGTCGACACCAACACTTATCAGTTTGACGAAAGCTCATTGACAGGAGAGTCGCGACCTGTCAAGAAGTCCGCCGGTGATCCTGTTTACACAGGATCTGTGAATGTCGGTCAGCCCGTGAAGATCAAAGTATCCGCAGTTGGAGGGGCATCGATGCTGGACCAAATCATCGCCGTGGTGCGTGAGGGCCAGAGCAGACGTGCTCCCTTGGAAAGGGTTGCGGACTTACTCACATCCCACTTTGTTCCCATAATAACACTTATAGCCGTATTGACATTCATTATCTGGCTTGCGCTGGGTGCTTCTGGTGCCTTGCCAGATGACTACCTTGATGTTGCACATGGTGGCTGGGCCTTCTGGAGCTTGGAATTTGCAATCGCAGTGTTCGTGGTTGCTTGCCCCTGTGGCCTGGCGCTTGCTGCTCCTACAGCGCTCTTTGTTGGGGGAGGACTTGCTGCCCGACATGGTATACTGGTCaaaggtggaggggaagCTTTCCAGGAAGCGAGCCGCCTTGACGCCATTGTATTCGATAAAACCGGTACCCTAACGGAAGGAGGAAGCTTGACAGTGTCTGACCATGAACTGCTCATTACAGACTCTGAGGAGTTGCAAGTAGTATGGTCCCTTGCCCGAAAACTGGAAGAAAGTAGCAATCACCCGATTGCTCATGCGGTTTCAGCCTTCTGCAGTGGCAAGGAGTCAGCCAGTATACTCAGTTCTGATATCGAAGAGAGGCCCGGACAGGGAATGAAGGGCAGGTTCACCGTGTCTCTGGTGGACAAGACCGACCAATCGAAAAGGACAACCCAGTACGAAGCAGCGATCGGCAATCAACGTCTACTCCAAAGCTTAACTTCACCTAATTTCGATGACTCCCAACTTTCTAAACTTCTTTCAACCTACCAAACAGAGGGCAAATCCACCGCGATATTGTCATTGCGTAAAGTCGGCTCAGGGTCTTCAAATGATCCCTACTTTACCCCAGCAATCATCTTCGCAATCTCTGATTCAATCCGACCGGACGCCGCTCAAATAATCTCACAACTTCAAAAGCGCAAGGTCGACGTGTACATGTGCACAGGGGATAACCAGACCACCGCCCACGCCGTCGCCGACATGGTAGGCATCCCCCGATCCAACGTCATGGCCAACATCATGCCCGCAGGGAAAGCAGAATTCGTCCGTCAAGTCCAGGACGGCGTATACCCGCCAAGAACCGACTCAGAAGCCGAGAGCCAGAGAAACGAGCAAGGTACACGATCAATCGTAGCCTTCGTCGGTGACGGCGTAAATGACTCGCCTGCTCTCGCAGCCGCAGATGTCAGTATCGCCATGGCATCCGGGTCAGACGTCGCCATGAACTCTGCAAGCTTTATCCTCTTAAACTCGGAACTCAACACTATCCTTCAACTAGTTGTACTTAGCCGTCGGGTATTCAACCGCGTCAGGATGAACTTCGGTTGGGCTGTTGTTTACAACCTCTGTCTTGTACCGGTTGCAGCCGGGGTGTTCTACCCCATTGTCAATGGTCATGAAATGAAAATTATCGGGGGTGAGACAGTTATGGTTGATAAGCACTGGAGGCTGAGCCCCGTTTGGGCTGCGTTGGCGATGGCTTTGAGTAGTATCTCCGTGGTTTGCAGCAGTCTTGCTCTGGGgattgaaaagaaaactaTCAAGAGACTTCTTGGTCTGGACAAATGA
- a CDS encoding crossover junction endonuclease MUS81 (endonuclease MUS81): protein MSETCANPLLLGWIKEWLDQAKERNSKGVTVYKKAYESMKACPLVFQHPSEAQQLNGLGPKLCDRLTEKLKTHCAENGLPMPERPNNSGAAANGKRQSGEGASESQPAKKPRKARPYVPALRSGPYALLLGLATLDENSSQGLTKAQLIDRAEPYCDSSFTAPSDPGKFFTAWSSMKTLLQKDLVYDHGHPLKKYALTEEGWEVAKRIKKTLPENQNTLSFGNQSDTSSAQNSNENGPESHRQENNEDLEAILNPSINQGNDSEDTTVTPFTLPPNSFTVQLVLDTREVRTSTDRDYISNELSKKGISTQVRALELGDAMWVAKFHDPKFLSQYGEEGDEVMLDYIVERKRLDDLIGSIKDGRFHEQKFRLRRSGMKNVIYLIEEFAVSYDANAAIAMKYQEMVASAIASTQVVNGYFVKKTKNLDDTIRYLARMTLLLRKMYTQETTPDSPDGPPTHTLSLIPSRQLSSSQSYLNALTQLRAETPSVTYAVTFPTFAALASKSESLSLRDVFLKMLMCTRGVTGDKALEIQRRWPTPRAFIQAFEALDQKGRETMVSDRLSSAVGRKKVAKVLSKKIAEVWGEDG, encoded by the exons ATGAGCGAAACATGTGCGAACCCCCTTCTCTTGGGGTGGATTAAAGAATGGCTGGACCAAGCGAAAGAACGTAACAGTAAAGGAGTGACTGT ATACAAAAAGGCCTACGAGTCGATGAAAGCATGTCCATTAGTCTTTCAACATCCATCTGAGGCTCAGCAGCTCAATGGCCTTGGCCCTAAATTATGCGACAGGTTGACCGAGAAATTAAAAACTCATTGTGCGGAGAATGGCCTTCCCATGCCTGAGCGTCCCAACAATT CTGGAGCTGCAGCAAACGGTAAGAGACAGTCAGGTGAAGGTGCATCAGAGAGCCAACCGGCAAAAAAGCCCCGGAAAGCAAGACCTTATGTTCCAGCGTTACGGTCCGGACCTTACGCACTTCTGCTGGGTCTGGCCACTCTCGATGAAAATTCCTCTCAGGGCTTGACAAAAGCACAGTTAATTGACAGGGCAGAGCCATATTGCGACAGCTCATTCACCGCACCAAGTGATCCCGGCAAGTTCTTTACCGCGTGGAGCTCGATGAAAACACTCCTCCAGAAAGACCTAGTCTATGACCACGGCCATCCCTTGAAAAAGTATGCTCTtacagaagaaggatgggagGTTGCAAAGCGGATCAAAAAAACCCTTCCTGAAAACCAGAACACCCTGTCCTTTGGAAATCAATCG GACACATCCAGTGCCCAAAACTCCAATGAAAATGGCCCCGAATCTCACCGTCAAGAAAACAACGAAGACCTCGAAGCAATCCTCAACCCTTCAATAAACCAAGGAAACGATTCCGAAGACACCACGGTAACACCCTTCACCCTACCCCCTAACAGCTTCACCGTCCAGCTGGTCCTGGACACCCGAGAAGTCCGAACCTCGACAGACAGAGACTACATCTCCAACGAGCTCAGCAAAAAGGGCATCAGCACACAAGTGCGCGCACTAGAGCTCGGCGACGCAATGTGGGTAGCCAAATTCCACGACCCGAAATTCCTCTCGCAGTACGGCGAAGAAGGCGACGAAGTCATGCTCGACTACATCGTTGAACGAAAACGTCTCGACGATCTCATCGGCTCAATCAAAGACGGTCGATTCCACGAGCAAAAGTTCCGCCTCCGTCGATCCGGGATGAAAAACGTTATCTATCTCATCGAGGAATTCGCCGTCTCTTACGACGCTAATGCCGCAATCGCGATGAAATATCAGGAAATGGTCGCCTCCGCCATCGCATCAACGCAGGTCGTTAACGGCTACTTCGTCAAGAAAACTAAGAACCTGGATGATACGATTCGCTATCTGGCCCGTATGACCTTGCTTCTCCGAAAAATGTATACACAGGAGACTACCCCTGATTCACCAGATGGTCCTCCAACTCATACCCTCAGTTTGATACCCAGTCGTCAACTGTCTTCCTCGCAATCATATCTCAATGCTCTTACTCAACTTAGAGCTGAGACTCCCTCTGTTACATACGCTGTAACCTTCCCCACATTTGCCGCCTTGGCTTCTAAATCAGAGTCTCTCTCCCTCCGTGATGTATTCCTGAAAATGCTCATGTGCACGCGTGGTGTGACGGGCGACAAAGCCCTTGAGATTCAACGCCGGTGGCCCACTCCACGAGCCTTTATACAGGCCTTTGAGGCGTTGGACCAGAAGGGCAGGGAGACAATGGTATCTGATAGGCTATCATCTGcggtggggagaaagaaggtggcCAAGGTGCTCAGTAAAAAGATAGCAGAGGTATGGGGGGAAGATGGGTGA